A window of Streptomyces sp. NBC_01142 genomic DNA:
TAGCGGCGAAAACCGGCCACCCACTTGATTCGACGATTTCGTGATTTGTCGACCAATCAGCGGAGTGATCTGTGACTCGGCTCACCGCCCCAACTTCCGTGCAATCAGCAGCTGCTGACATGGAGTGACCGGTTCCGCCCAGTGCCTCACCGCCCGCGTCGGATGGTGCGATTCCGTTCGCCAACACGCGTGACTCCCGCCACAGATCACCCGTTGAGCTCTTTATGAGCCGGGACCCGCCCGGCACACGTATTCACGTCCCAATCAAGTCCGAGGAGCCACCCGTGCCGCGCATGCTCGACGTCAGCGAGGACGTACGCGCCGAGATCGGCGACGAAGAAGCCGACCGGCTGCTCGCGGGCGAGAACGCCCCGGGCAGCTACGACTGCACCTCCTGCCGCACCCCGGGCGACTCGGAGCAGGAACGCACCAGCACCGTGCTGTTCGTCGGCGAGGAGACAGCCGTTCTCGCCTTCGCCCACGCCACCTGCATCCCCTCCCAGGTCGTCCAGGTCGCCGAGGACCAACTGCAGGGCGCCGTAAGGTCCATCACCGGTGAGGAGGCGCGCACACCCGGCGCCGCCCCCGAACAGGCCGTCCTCGGCATCACCAGCGGTCTCGTACTGATCGAAGGCGAACTGCACCCGGCCCTGGTCGTCGAACCGACCGCGCCCATCGCCCGCCCCGGCACGACCGGCAACGGCGGCGACGACTTCCTCCCGCTCCTCATCGAGCAGGGCTTCCTGCCGATCTCCGATGTGAACCAGCGGCCCCATCAGCTGTCCGGCTGGTCCGTCCTGGTCGCGATGGGCCAGCTGCACGCCGTGCTCCAGCCCGGTACGGGCGGTGGCAGCCCCGTCGCCTGGTGGCAGGCACACCAGCCGCTCCAGGTCACCGACGGCTGGCGCTCGGCCGCCAACAAGTCGCACACGGTCCTGGTCTTCGCCGCTCCGGTCGGCTCCATCGGCCAGCAGCCGCGCGAGGACCTGCTGCGCGACGCACTGGAGAAGGCCGCGGCAGGAGGCAGGCTGGTGGCCGCGGCGATGCCGCTCGCGGGCACCTGAGCACTCTTGGAGGGACACATGCCGGGGGTGCGCGGCCGTACACCCCCGGCGCTTGTGTGCGTACGGCCGGCTGTGTGCGTACGGCCTGCCCACAGGGCATGCCCGTCCCCCGGAAGAATGCAGCTCCGCCGAGCCCGCATCCGTCCGACGGCGGGGTCGTTTCACGTACGTGCACTCATACGACCCCTCCCGCCAGCCGTACCAGAGCCAGATCCCTTCCATGCGCCCCGCGCGCGACGCGGTGGCGTCCCACTCCCCCACGCCGATCTACGACGCTCTGTACTCCGAGTACCGCCGGGCATTCCGGGCGCTGCCGGGCGATCGGAGCGGCGAGGAGGATCTCGACTTCAGGAGCTTCGGGACGGGGCTGCACAGCAGCCGCGGCGGACCCTCCGGGCATACGAGTCACTCCGGGGCGGGGTGGCAGCCGTACCCGGTGAGCCGGCCGCACAACGGAAACCTCCATCCGGTGGCGCTGCCGCCGGGTCCTCGCCGGGGTCTGTGACCCGCGGAACGACATGACGACGGCGCTGCCCCGGACCGTTCACCGGTCCGGGGCAGCGCCGTCGTCGTGCGTCACATCACTTCTTGCGGCCGCGCTTCTCGCGCACCCGCACCGAGATGTGGATCGGGGTGCCCTCGAAACCGAACTCCTCGCGCAGCCGGCGCTCGACGAAGCGGCGGTAGCCGTGCTCCAGGAAGCCGGAGGCGAAGAGCACGAACCGCGGCGGCTTGGTGCCGGCCTGCGTGCCGAAGAGGATGCGGGGCTGCTTGCCGCCACGGATGGGGTGCGGGTGGGAGGCGACGATCTCGCCGAGGAAGGCGTTGAGCCGGCCGGTCGGGACCCGGGTCTCCCAGCCCTCCAGCGCGGTCTCGATCGCCGGGACCAGCTTCTCCATGTGGCGACCGGTGACGGCCGAGACGTTCACCCGCGGTGCCCACGCGATCTGGGCGAGCTCGGTCTCGATCTCGCGCTCCAGGTAGTAGCGCCGCTCCTCGTCGAGGGTGTCCCACTTGTTGAACGCGACGACCATGGCGCGGCCCGCCTCGACGGCCATCGTGATGATCCGCTGGTCCTGGACGCTGATGGACTCGCTGGCGTCGATGAGGACGACCGCGACCTCCGCCTTCTCGACGGCGGCGGCGGTCCGCAGCGAGGCGTAGTAGTCCGCGCCCTCCTGGAGGTGGACCCGGCGGCGGATACCGGCCGTGTCGATGAACTTCCAGGTGATGCCGCCGAGCTGGATCAGCTCGTCGACCGGGTCCCGGGTGGTGCCCGCCATCTCGTTGACGACGACCCGGTCCTCGTTCGCCACCTTGTTGAGCAGCGAGGACTTGCCGACGTTCGGCCGGCCGATCAGGGCGATGCGGCGCGGGCCGCCGGCCGCGGCACCGAAGGTCTGGGCCGGGGCCTCGGGGAGCGCCTCCAGGACGGCGTCGAGCATGTCGCCCGTACCGCGGCCGTGCAGCGAGGAGACCGGGTGCGGCTGGCCGAGGCCGAGCGACCACAGGGCGGTGGCGTCCGCCTCGCCGCTCTGTCCGTCGACCTTGTTGGCACAGAGCACGACGGGCTTGCCGGCCCTGCGCAGCAGCTTGACGACGGCCTCGTCGGTGTCGGTGGCGCCGACCGTGGAGTCCACGACGAAGACGACCGCGTCGGCAGCCTCGATCGCGTACTCGGCCTGAGCGGCGACGGAGGCGTCGAGGCCCAGCACGTCCTGCTCCCAGCCGCCGGTGTCGACGACCTTGAAGCGGCGGCCCGCCCACTCGGCCTCGTACGTGACGCGGTCGCGGGTGACGCCCGGCTTGTCCTGGACGACGGCTTCACGGCGGCCGATGATGCGGTTCACCAGGGTCGACTTGCCGACATTGGGGCGGCCGACGACGGCGAGGACGGGCAGCGGGCCGTGACCGGCCTCACCGATCGCGCCCTCGACCTCCTCGGCGTCGAAGCCCTCCAGCGCGGCGAGCTCCATGAACTCCGCGTACTCGGCGTCGCCAAGCTCCCCGTGCTCGTCGCCGGAGTGGATCTGGTCGTTCATGAAGTACTTACCTCGTTCGTTTGCATCATCGATGGACCACGCCTGCGGCCCACTACTCAAGTCTCGCCTAGCGCCCGGTGAGGCGCTTGGCGTTTTCCAGGTGGGCGGTCAGCCGCTCCTGGATCCGTACGGTGGCGTCGTCCAGCGCCTTGCGCGTACCTCTCCCGGCTGTGCCGGGGGAACCCCCGGCACTGTCGTCGCCCGCTTCGAAGGCCTCGCCGAAGACGACGTCGATCTTGCTGCGCAGCGGCGGCAGCCCCCGTATCAACCGTCCGCGGCGCTGTGTGCTTCCCAGCACCGCCACGGGGACGATCGGGGCTCCGCTGCGTACGGCGAAGTACGCAAGCCCGGCGCGGAGCGAGGCGAAGTCGCCTTCGCCCCTGGTGCCCTCGGGGAAGATTCCGAGGACCCCGCCGTTCTTCAGGACACCGAGCGCTCCCGTGATGGCGGTGCGGTCGACGGTCGTACGGTCCACCTTCAGCTGACCGATTCCGAGCAGGAACGGGTCGAGGGGGCCGACGAACGCCTCCTTCTTGATCAGGAAGTGCACCGGACGGGGAGCGGTACCCATGAGCATCGGTCCGTCGATGGCGTTCGAGTGGTTCACCGCCATGATGACGGGTCCGGACGCCGGCACCCGCCAGGCACCGAGTACCCGCGGCTTCCACAGCCCGTACATCAGGCCGATGCCGATACCCCGCCCGACCGCCGCGCCCTTGGGGGACGGTGCTGTCACCGGGCGGCCCGCTTCTCGGTGTCGTCGGTCGTGCTCCGCCTCTCCTCGACGAGGGTGACGACGCACTCGATGACCTGCTGAAGCGTGAGGTCCGTGGTGTCCACCTCGACCGCGTCGTCCGCCTTGGCCAGCGGGGAGGTCTTACGGCTGGAGTCGGCCGCGTCCCGCTTGACCAGGGCTTCCCTGGTGGCCGCGACGTCGACGCCCTTCAACTCCCCGCTGCGGCGGGCGGCGCGGGCCTCGGGCGACGCGGTCAGGAAGATCTTCAGGTCCGCGTCCGGCAGGACGGTGGTGCCGATGTCGCGTCCCTCGACGACGATGCCCTTCTCGGCGGCCGCGGCGATGGAGCGCTGCAGCTCCGTGATCAGCGTCCGCACCTCGGGCACGGCGCTGACGGCGCTCACCTTGGAGGTGACCTCCTGGGTGCGGATCGGTCCGGAGGCGTCCTGGCCGTCGACGGTTATGGCCGGGGCGGCCGGGTCGGTGCCGGAGACGATGACGGGCTTGGCCGCGGCGGTGGCGACGGCAGCCGAGTCGTGCACGTCGACGCCGTTGCTGATCATCCACCAGGTGATCGCGCGGTACTGGGCGCCGGTGTCGAGGTAGTTCAGCCCCAGCGCCGCGGCGACTGCCTTGGAGGTGCTCGACTTGCCCGTGCCGGAGGGGCCATCGATGGCTACGATCACGGATTCCACGGTGTCGGACACCTTCCTGGTACGCGGTGAGGGCCGGCGGGAGTGCCGATGCGCCTCGCACAAGGTTACCGAGGATTCCGCCACGCCCGGCACGCGCTGCCGGGGGCGGGGTCCCGGCCCGCCCGGCAGCCCCTGGATGTGGGGGTAGGGGACCCCCACATCCGCTGCGCCGCGGCGGTTTTGCGCAGCCTGTGCCCGGCTACTGGCGGATCGACCAGCCACGCTCCCGCAGCGACGCGCTCAGTACCGTCGCCGCAGCCGGCTCCACCATCAGCTGGACCAGACCAGCCTGCTGTGCCGTCGCGTGCTCGATGCGCACGTCCTCGATGTTCACGCCCGCGCGGCCCGCGTCCGCGAAGATGCGTGCCAGTTCGCCCGGCTGGTCGCTGATCAGTACCGCCACGACCTCGTACGACGTCGGTGCCGCTCCGTGCTTGCCCGGGACCCGGACCCGCCCGGCGTTGCCCCGGCGCAGGACGTCCTCGATGCCCTCCGCGCCGCCCTGGCGCTTGGACTCGTCGGAGGACTGCAGGGCCCGCAGCGCCTGGACCGTCTCGTCCAGGTCGGCCGCGACCCCGGCCAGTACGTCCGCGACCGGGCCCGGGTTGGCGGAGAGGATCTCGACCCACATCCGCGGGTCCGAGGCCGCGATCCGGGTCACATCGCGGATGCCCTGGCCACAGAGCCGTACCGCCGTGTCGTCCGCCTCCTCCAGCCGCGCCGCGACCATCGAGGAGATCAGCTGGGGGGTGTGGGAGACCAGGGCGACCGCCCGGTCGTGGGCGTCGGCGTCCATGACCACCGGGACGGCACGGCAGAGCGCGACGAGTTCGAGGGCCAGGTTGAGGACCTCGGTGTCGGTGTCGCGGGTGGGTGTGAGCACCCACGGGCGGCCCTCGAAGAGGTCGGCGGTGGCCGCCAGCGGGCCGGAGCGCTCCTTGCCCGCCATCGGATGCGTACCGATGTAGGGGGTGAGGTCGAGTCCGAGCGCCTCCAGCTCCCGGCGCGGGCCGCCCTTGACGCTGGCGACATCGAGGTAGCCGCGGGCGATCCCGGCGTGCATCGCGTCGGCGAGCGCGGTGGCGACATGCGCGGGCGGAACCGCGACGATCGCGAGGTCGACGCGCCCCTCGGGCGGCTCGTCCGTCCCGGCACCGAGCGCCGCGGCGGTGCGGGCCCGCTCCGGGTCGTGGTCGACGAGGTGGACGGCGACACCGCGGCTCGCCAGGGTGAGGGCGGCGGACGTGCCGATCAGGCCGGTTCCGATGACGACGGCGGTTCTCACTGGGCGATGTCCTTGCGGAGGGCGGCCGCGGCACCGAGGTACACATGCGCGATCTCTGATTTGGGCAGGTCGGACTCTACGTGCGCGAGGATCCGTACGACGCGGGGCATGGCCCCGGTGATGTCCAGTTCCTGGGCGCAGATCAGCGGTACATCGGCGATGCCGAGGTTGCGCGCCGCGGCCGCCGGGAAGTCGCTGTGCAGATCCGGAGTGGCCGTGAACCAGACGCTGATCAGATCGTCCGCGCCGAGTCCGTTGCGCTCCAGTATGGCGGTGAGCAGCTCGCCGACCTGCTCGTCCATGTGCCCGGCCTCGTCCCGCTCCAGCTGGACGGCTCCCCGGACCGCTCGTACCGCCACGTCGTGCTCCTTGTCTGTGCGAGTGCTCCATTCAGCCTAGGGCGTGTGGGAGAAGGAGCGCCGTCCGCCCGCAGGGCGGGCCCCGCGGCCTGCGGTGTGTGCCATTCCGCGATCGCCTTGCCGCACACCTGCGCTACAACTGGCGGCATGCTCTTTCATGTGGTGCCCCTGGACGAATGGACGGCGGACGTGGAGCGTCCGTACGCCCCCGCATCCCTCACCACCGACGGCTTTGTGCACTGCTCGCCCCACGCGCCGGCCGCCCTGGCCATCGCCGACGGCCCCTACCGGGATGTGCCCGACCTGCTGGTGCTGGTGATCGACGAGGCGCGGCTGGGCGCGGAGATCCGTTGGGAGGGGTCGGAGGACATGCTCTTCCCGCATGTGTACGGGACGGTCGAGCGGGCCGCTGTCACCGCGGTGATGGCGGTACGGCGGGACGCGGACGGGCACGCCCGGGAGCTCACCCCCTGGGTCTGAACAACCCGTCCTCCGAAACACGGCGTGCACGGCAACACGGCATGCACAGCACGCGCGGCACGCACGGCGCGGCCCGCACGGCGCCGGCCGTCCGCCTGATCCCCTCGCGAGCCCCTCGCCTCCCTCGCCTCCCTCCCGACGTGTCCGCAGCACTCGACTGCCCGTACGGACTGGGCTATCTGACGGACAACTCGCGCCCGATGCGGTACTCGCTGCCCAATTGCTTCTTCTCCGGTGCGTTCGGCGCCAAGATGCTGCGCACGTGGGGGGCACGACGTAGGGAGACGGTCATGGACACGCGGCGACGGACAGTTCTGGCGGCGGGTGCGGCAGGCGCCGCGACTCTGGTGAGCGGTTGCGGCGACAGTGGCGGCGGGGACGGCGGCACCGCCTCCGAACCGCCGGCGGACGCCGCGAGCAGGCCTGCGGGCGAGACACTGAACGAAGGCGCGATCCCGCCGCCGCAGGCCGGCAAGGAGCTCGCCGAGACCTCCGACATCCCGGTGGGCGGCGGAAGGCTGTTCGCCGACCAGAAGGTCGTGGTGACCCAGCCGCAGGCCGGCGACTTCAAGGCCTTCTCCGCCATCTGCCCCCACCAGGGCTGCACGGTCAGAACGATCGCGGACGGCACCATCGACTGCCCCTGTCACGAGAGCAGGTTCCGGATCACCGACGGCTCGGTCGTGGAGGGACCCTCGACCCGCCCGCTGCCGCCGGCGCAGATCACCGTTTCCGGGGGCACGGTCCGGCTCGCCTAGCCGGCTTGCCTCCGGCCGGCCCGGCCCCCTCGCGTACCCTCACGCGCATGGCCCCCGCAGTGACCCCCGAGGCGCTCGTCCGCGACCACACCATCTACTCCTGTGTGATGGGTTCGCGCGCCTTCGGGCTGGCCACGGACGGCAGCGACACGGACCGCCGAGGGGTCTTCCTCGCGCCGGCCCCGCTCTACTGGCGTATGGACAAACCTCCTACCCATGTCCAGGGGCCGGCCGACGAGCAGTTCTCCTGGGAGCTGGAGCGCTTCCTCGAACTCGCCCTGCGCGCCAACCCCAACGTCCTGGAGTGTCTGCACTCGCCGCTCGTCGAGCGCCTGGACCACACGGGCCGGGAGCTGCTCTCGCTGCGTGGGGCATTTCTGTCCCGCGAGGCCCACCGGACGTTCGTGCGCTATGCCGTCGGTCAGCGCAAGAAGCTGGAAGCGGATGTGCGCCGGCACGGCGCCCCGCGCTGGAAGCACGCCATGCATCTGCTGCGGCTCCTCGCCTGCTGCCGCGATCTGCTCCGCAGCGGCGAGCTGGTGATCGACGTCGGCGCGGACCGGGAGCGGCTGCTCGAGGTCAAGCGGGGCGAAGTGGCGTGGCCACGGGTCGAGGCGTGGATGACACGCCTCGCCGAGGAGGCCGATGCGGCCGCGCCGGGCTCTCCGCTCCCGCGCGAGCCGGACCGGGCCCGGGTCGAGGACTTCCTCGTCCGTACCCGCCGGGCCTCAGCGCTCCAGACGTACACGCACCACGAGGTCGCGCAGGGCGTCGTAGGCGGTGGGCTCGTCGGGCAGCAGTGAGGCTGTCCGCGCCTCGTCGAGGACGGTGTGCAGCGCGTCGACCTCGCCGCGTATGCGCTCCGGTTCCACGCCCGAGGCGGGGCTGTGTTCGGCCTCCGCCTTGGCCGCTATGAGGCCGGGCAGGTACGCGGGAGCATCGACCTCCCCGAGCAGCGTGGGCAGATGCGCCTGCACCTCGCCGCTGCGCATCAGATGGATGCCGGTCAGCAGCGCGCGGAAGGTGTAGAGCAGCGGTTTCAGCTCGCCGGTCTTCTCGAAGAGCCGCCACTGGGTGTTCGCGAACCCCCGGTAGTGGTGGGCGTGGTGGCTGGTCAGCACGCCCGGGGCGAGCGCCGTCAGCTCCTCGTGCACCGGTGAGGTGTGCACCACCAGCGGCGAGAGCAGCTGTTCCAGTACGTATCCGTTGCGCCGCAGCATCAGCCGTACGAACTTCCGTACGTCGTGCGTGACCAGGTCCATCTCGACGCCGTCCCGGTCCCACATCCGGGACCGGGTCTCGTCCGGCTCGTGCAGCCCCAGCAGCTCCTCGACGGGCAGCAGATGGACGCCGCGCAGGTCTACGTCCGAGTCACGGGACGGGAAGCCGTACAGATGTGCCCCGGAGACGGTGGCGAAGAGCAGCGGGTCGCGCTGTTCGGCAAGGACGGGGGCGAGTTCCATGTCCAGCGGATCAATCATGGATCAAGAGTCCCAGAGGGCGGCGAGCGACATCAGATCGCTGCGGTACTCGATCCGCTCGGCCCACTCCTTGGGCCAGGCGCCGGCTCCCAGGTGGGCACCCGCGAACGCGCCCGCGAGGCAGGCGATCGAGTCGGAGTCGCCCTTGGTGCACGCGGCCCGGCGCAGGGCTGTCACCGGCTCCTCGGGGAACAGCAGGAAGCAGAGCAGGGCCGTGGCGAGCGCCTCCTCGGCGATCCAGCCGTCGCCGGTGGCCAGGCACGGGTCGAGCTCCGGCTGCGGGTCGCGCAGCGCCGCCTCGAGCCGGTCGAGGACCTGCAGGCACTCGTCCCAGCCGCGCCCGATGAACGCCTCGGGGGTCGGATCGTGGGAGTAGCTCCACAGATTGCCGAGCCAGCGGTGGTAGTAGCGGCTGCGGTTCTCGTACGCGTACGAGCGCAGCCGGCCGACCAGTCCCATCGGCTCCGCGCCCTGCGCCAGCAGATGCACGGCGCGCGCCGTGAGGTCGCTCGCCGCCAGCGCGGTGGGGTGACCGTGGGTGAGGGCGGCCTGCAACTGCGCGGCACCCGCCCGCTGTTCGTCGCTCAGTCCCGGTACGAGTCCGACCGGCGCGACCCGCATATTGGCGCCGCAGCCCTTGGAGCCGAGCTGGCTGGCCTCCTGCCAGGGCCGGTCGCTGTCGAGCTTCTGGCAGGCGACCAGGCAGGTGCGGCCGGGGGCCCGGTTGTTCTCCGGGGAGTGGTACCAGCCGACGAACTCCTCGCGCACCGGCCGCGTCAGCCGGGAGGCCACGAGCAGCCCGCGGTCCATCGCGGTGCGTATCCCGCGCCCCAGCGCGAGTGTCATCTGGGTGTCGTCCGTGACGAGCGCGGGCCTCGGAAGGTCCATCTCCTGCCACGGCCCGCATGTGGCGAGGATCGACGGCACATCGTTGAACTCGGTCGGGAAGCCCAGCGCGTCCCCGAGCGCAAGCCCGATCAGCGAGCCGGTGGCCGCTTGTTTGGTGAGGGTCCTCGAGGTCTTCATGGTGGTCATGCGTGCCGTCCTTCCGGTCGCAGGAGTGGAGGATGCAGGGCGGGGGCAGCGCCCGCCCGGTAGAGCGCGGCCGGTTTCCCGCGGCCGCCGGTGCGGCGCGGCGGGCCCTCGACGGCTTCGACGAAGCCGGGCGTGGTGAGGACCTTGCGCCGGAAGTTGGGCCGGTCGAGCTCGACCCCCCAGACCGTCTCGTAGACCTGCTGGAGCTCGCCGAGCGTGAACTCGCGCGGGCAGAAGCTGGTGGCGAGGCAGGTGTACTCGAGCTTGGCGCCGACCCGCTCGTGTGCGTCGGCGAGGATCGTTTCGTGGTCGAAGGCGAGGTGGCCGGCGGATCCGAGCGGCATCCACTGGGCGTGCGCGGCGTCCCCGCCGCCGCGCGGCTCGGGCAGATCGGGGACGAGCGCGGTGTACGCGACGGAGACGACCCGCATCCGCGGATCCCGGTCCGGGTCGCTGTAGGTCCGCAGCTGCTCCAGGTGGAGCCCGGCGACGGTCTCCTGCGACAGACCGG
This region includes:
- the der gene encoding ribosome biogenesis GTPase Der, whose product is MNDQIHSGDEHGELGDAEYAEFMELAALEGFDAEEVEGAIGEAGHGPLPVLAVVGRPNVGKSTLVNRIIGRREAVVQDKPGVTRDRVTYEAEWAGRRFKVVDTGGWEQDVLGLDASVAAQAEYAIEAADAVVFVVDSTVGATDTDEAVVKLLRRAGKPVVLCANKVDGQSGEADATALWSLGLGQPHPVSSLHGRGTGDMLDAVLEALPEAPAQTFGAAAGGPRRIALIGRPNVGKSSLLNKVANEDRVVVNEMAGTTRDPVDELIQLGGITWKFIDTAGIRRRVHLQEGADYYASLRTAAAVEKAEVAVVLIDASESISVQDQRIITMAVEAGRAMVVAFNKWDTLDEERRYYLEREIETELAQIAWAPRVNVSAVTGRHMEKLVPAIETALEGWETRVPTGRLNAFLGEIVASHPHPIRGGKQPRILFGTQAGTKPPRFVLFASGFLEHGYRRFVERRLREEFGFEGTPIHISVRVREKRGRKK
- a CDS encoding 1-acyl-sn-glycerol-3-phosphate acyltransferase — translated: MYGLWKPRVLGAWRVPASGPVIMAVNHSNAIDGPMLMGTAPRPVHFLIKKEAFVGPLDPFLLGIGQLKVDRTTVDRTAITGALGVLKNGGVLGIFPEGTRGEGDFASLRAGLAYFAVRSGAPIVPVAVLGSTQRRGRLIRGLPPLRSKIDVVFGEAFEAGDDSAGGSPGTAGRGTRKALDDATVRIQERLTAHLENAKRLTGR
- the cmk gene encoding (d)CMP kinase: MSDTVESVIVAIDGPSGTGKSSTSKAVAAALGLNYLDTGAQYRAITWWMISNGVDVHDSAAVATAAAKPVIVSGTDPAAPAITVDGQDASGPIRTQEVTSKVSAVSAVPEVRTLITELQRSIAAAAEKGIVVEGRDIGTTVLPDADLKIFLTASPEARAARRSGELKGVDVAATREALVKRDAADSSRKTSPLAKADDAVEVDTTDLTLQQVIECVVTLVEERRSTTDDTEKRAAR
- a CDS encoding prephenate dehydrogenase; the encoded protein is MRTAVVIGTGLIGTSAALTLASRGVAVHLVDHDPERARTAAALGAGTDEPPEGRVDLAIVAVPPAHVATALADAMHAGIARGYLDVASVKGGPRRELEALGLDLTPYIGTHPMAGKERSGPLAATADLFEGRPWVLTPTRDTDTEVLNLALELVALCRAVPVVMDADAHDRAVALVSHTPQLISSMVAARLEEADDTAVRLCGQGIRDVTRIAASDPRMWVEILSANPGPVADVLAGVAADLDETVQALRALQSSDESKRQGGAEGIEDVLRRGNAGRVRVPGKHGAAPTSYEVVAVLISDQPGELARIFADAGRAGVNIEDVRIEHATAQQAGLVQLMVEPAAATVLSASLRERGWSIRQ
- the aroH gene encoding chorismate mutase gives rise to the protein MAVRAVRGAVQLERDEAGHMDEQVGELLTAILERNGLGADDLISVWFTATPDLHSDFPAAAARNLGIADVPLICAQELDITGAMPRVVRILAHVESDLPKSEIAHVYLGAAAALRKDIAQ
- a CDS encoding DUF952 domain-containing protein, translating into MLFHVVPLDEWTADVERPYAPASLTTDGFVHCSPHAPAALAIADGPYRDVPDLLVLVIDEARLGAEIRWEGSEDMLFPHVYGTVERAAVTAVMAVRRDADGHARELTPWV
- a CDS encoding Rieske (2Fe-2S) protein — its product is MDTRRRTVLAAGAAGAATLVSGCGDSGGGDGGTASEPPADAASRPAGETLNEGAIPPPQAGKELAETSDIPVGGGRLFADQKVVVTQPQAGDFKAFSAICPHQGCTVRTIADGTIDCPCHESRFRITDGSVVEGPSTRPLPPAQITVSGGTVRLA
- a CDS encoding nucleotidyltransferase domain-containing protein, encoding MAPAVTPEALVRDHTIYSCVMGSRAFGLATDGSDTDRRGVFLAPAPLYWRMDKPPTHVQGPADEQFSWELERFLELALRANPNVLECLHSPLVERLDHTGRELLSLRGAFLSREAHRTFVRYAVGQRKKLEADVRRHGAPRWKHAMHLLRLLACCRDLLRSGELVIDVGADRERLLEVKRGEVAWPRVEAWMTRLAEEADAAAPGSPLPREPDRARVEDFLVRTRRASALQTYTHHEVAQGVVGGGLVGQQ
- a CDS encoding nucleotidyltransferase domain-containing protein — its product is MIDPLDMELAPVLAEQRDPLLFATVSGAHLYGFPSRDSDVDLRGVHLLPVEELLGLHEPDETRSRMWDRDGVEMDLVTHDVRKFVRLMLRRNGYVLEQLLSPLVVHTSPVHEELTALAPGVLTSHHAHHYRGFANTQWRLFEKTGELKPLLYTFRALLTGIHLMRSGEVQAHLPTLLGEVDAPAYLPGLIAAKAEAEHSPASGVEPERIRGEVDALHTVLDEARTASLLPDEPTAYDALRDLVVRVRLER
- a CDS encoding ADP-ribosylglycohydrolase family protein, which codes for MTTMKTSRTLTKQAATGSLIGLALGDALGFPTEFNDVPSILATCGPWQEMDLPRPALVTDDTQMTLALGRGIRTAMDRGLLVASRLTRPVREEFVGWYHSPENNRAPGRTCLVACQKLDSDRPWQEASQLGSKGCGANMRVAPVGLVPGLSDEQRAGAAQLQAALTHGHPTALAASDLTARAVHLLAQGAEPMGLVGRLRSYAYENRSRYYHRWLGNLWSYSHDPTPEAFIGRGWDECLQVLDRLEAALRDPQPELDPCLATGDGWIAEEALATALLCFLLFPEEPVTALRRAACTKGDSDSIACLAGAFAGAHLGAGAWPKEWAERIEYRSDLMSLAALWDS
- a CDS encoding NUDIX domain-containing protein, whose protein sequence is MNAPAPHSPEGYDPSAFPPFAVTVDLAVFTVREGRLHVLLVERGEEPYKGAWALPGGFVRPRESAGQAARRELAEETGLSQETVAGLHLEQLRTYSDPDRDPRMRVVSVAYTALVPDLPEPRGGGDAAHAQWMPLGSAGHLAFDHETILADAHERVGAKLEYTCLATSFCPREFTLGELQQVYETVWGVELDRPNFRRKVLTTPGFVEAVEGPPRRTGGRGKPAALYRAGAAPALHPPLLRPEGRHA